In Vibrio sp. STUT-A11, a genomic segment contains:
- a CDS encoding DUF2835 domain-containing protein: MKHYYFSLNIPYQTFVSHYSGVSNAIQVVTHHGLRLQLPAAKFRPFLSQLGVRGQFRLTTDQNNKFIKLETL; the protein is encoded by the coding sequence ATGAAGCATTATTATTTTTCTCTCAACATTCCATATCAAACATTTGTTTCCCATTACTCTGGTGTTTCAAACGCTATCCAGGTTGTGACACATCACGGTTTAAGACTTCAGTTACCTGCAGCTAAATTTCGACCATTTCTTAGCCAACTCGGGGTTAGAGGGCAGTTTAGACTAACAACTGACCAAAATAATAAGTTTATCAAGTTGGAAACTCTGTGA
- the pepN gene encoding aminopeptidase N, producing MSQAPQAKYRKDYQAPSHTITDIDLTFDLFDNDTIVTAVSTVIQKGKLTTLELDGEGLELRSVKVNGEDWAHHEVKEASLVLSDLPAEFELEIITKIDPEANTALEGLYKSGGAFCTQCEAEGFRRITYYLDRPDVLAKYTTKVIADKGTYPYLLSNGNRIAQGKAENGRHWVQWQDPHPKPAYLFALVAGDFDVLRDKYTTMSGRNVELEIFVDKGNLDRAPHAMTSLINSMKWDEERFGLEYDLDIYMIVAVDFFNMGAMENKGLNVFNSKFVLANDQTATDRDYLGIEAVIGHEYFHNWTGNRVTCRDWFQLSLKEGLTVFRDQEFSSDLGSRAVNRIDNVRIIRGPQFAEDSSPMSHPIRPDKVIEMNNFYTLTVYEKGSEVIRMYHTLLGEEGFQKGMKLYFERHDGTAATCEDFVSAMEDATGVDLQQFRLWYSQSGTPTLRVNSEYNAEAKTYALTVEQFTEATPDQAEKQALHIPFDIELYDDKGQVIPLIINGEPVHNVLDIKQDKQTFVFENVAVKPVPSLLREFSAPVKLEYDYSDEELIFLMKHATNDFARWDASQMLLAKYIRQNVTNVQEGEEVKLSQELLDAFRGVLLDANLEPAFIAHVLSLPSINEITGWYQQIDIDAVDTVLNSMTLSLSKELEDELSATYHTLKQTEYSIDHDAIGKRALRNQCLQFLAHTEKGNQLVLAQYESANNMTDSIAAMTAANTAQLECREALMADYSDKWKHDGLVMDKWFVLQGCNPAEDALEKVKATMSHEAFSLKNPNRIRSLIGSFLSANPVHFHHKSGSGYLFAGEILRQLNDTNPQVASRLIDPLLKFRKYDESRQALIRAELEKLKAMDNLAKDLFEKVTKALDE from the coding sequence ATGTCCCAAGCTCCCCAAGCTAAATATCGCAAAGATTATCAAGCGCCATCTCATACCATTACCGACATTGATCTCACGTTTGATCTATTTGATAACGACACGATCGTTACCGCGGTATCAACAGTCATTCAAAAAGGTAAGCTCACAACGTTAGAGTTAGATGGTGAGGGGTTGGAGCTTCGCTCTGTCAAAGTGAATGGCGAAGACTGGGCTCATCATGAAGTGAAAGAAGCATCTCTGGTTCTTTCTGATCTACCAGCTGAATTTGAACTTGAGATCATTACTAAGATTGATCCTGAAGCGAATACGGCACTTGAAGGTTTATACAAATCTGGTGGTGCTTTCTGTACTCAGTGTGAAGCCGAAGGTTTCCGTCGTATCACGTACTACCTGGATCGTCCAGACGTATTGGCAAAATACACGACGAAAGTGATTGCCGATAAAGGGACATACCCTTACTTGCTCAGCAACGGTAACCGTATTGCACAAGGCAAAGCGGAAAACGGTCGTCATTGGGTTCAATGGCAAGACCCGCATCCAAAACCAGCGTACTTGTTTGCACTGGTCGCTGGTGATTTTGATGTGCTACGCGATAAGTACACCACAATGTCTGGTCGCAATGTCGAGTTAGAGATCTTTGTTGATAAAGGAAACCTTGACCGTGCTCCGCATGCAATGACGTCACTGATCAATTCCATGAAGTGGGACGAAGAACGCTTTGGCCTTGAGTATGATCTTGATATCTACATGATCGTGGCCGTTGATTTCTTCAATATGGGCGCGATGGAAAACAAAGGTCTGAACGTCTTTAACTCGAAGTTCGTTCTAGCCAATGACCAAACGGCGACAGACCGCGATTATCTGGGTATTGAAGCTGTGATTGGTCACGAGTACTTCCATAACTGGACCGGTAACCGCGTGACTTGTCGCGATTGGTTCCAGCTCAGTCTCAAAGAAGGCTTAACGGTTTTCCGTGATCAAGAATTTTCGTCTGATCTTGGCTCTCGTGCGGTTAACCGTATCGATAATGTTCGTATTATTCGTGGTCCTCAGTTTGCTGAAGATTCAAGCCCAATGTCACACCCAATTCGTCCAGATAAAGTTATCGAGATGAATAACTTTTACACGCTCACTGTTTATGAGAAAGGCAGTGAAGTCATTCGCATGTATCACACATTGCTAGGCGAGGAAGGTTTCCAAAAAGGCATGAAGCTTTACTTTGAGCGTCATGATGGCACAGCCGCAACATGTGAAGATTTTGTATCGGCGATGGAAGACGCAACAGGCGTCGACCTACAACAATTCCGCCTATGGTACAGCCAGTCGGGTACGCCAACATTGCGGGTGAACAGCGAGTACAACGCAGAAGCAAAAACTTATGCCTTAACTGTTGAGCAGTTTACTGAGGCAACACCTGATCAAGCGGAAAAACAAGCGCTGCATATTCCATTTGATATTGAACTGTACGACGACAAAGGTCAGGTAATTCCATTAATTATCAATGGAGAACCTGTTCACAATGTTTTGGACATCAAACAAGACAAACAAACTTTCGTGTTTGAAAATGTCGCTGTTAAACCAGTGCCATCATTACTACGCGAGTTCTCCGCACCAGTAAAACTGGAATACGATTACAGCGACGAAGAACTCATCTTCCTGATGAAACATGCGACGAACGATTTTGCTCGCTGGGATGCAAGCCAAATGTTGCTGGCGAAATACATCCGTCAAAATGTGACTAACGTTCAAGAAGGTGAGGAAGTAAAACTTTCTCAAGAGCTGCTTGACGCGTTCCGTGGCGTGCTGCTTGATGCGAACCTTGAGCCGGCATTCATCGCGCACGTGCTGTCTCTACCTTCGATTAATGAAATCACTGGTTGGTATCAACAGATTGATATCGATGCGGTTGATACCGTATTGAATAGTATGACACTGTCACTTTCTAAAGAGTTAGAAGATGAGCTGAGTGCGACTTACCATACGTTAAAGCAAACAGAGTACTCAATCGATCACGATGCTATTGGTAAACGTGCGTTACGTAATCAGTGTCTTCAGTTCCTGGCGCATACTGAGAAGGGCAACCAACTTGTTCTGGCGCAGTATGAATCTGCAAACAACATGACAGATTCGATTGCTGCGATGACGGCCGCGAATACTGCACAGCTTGAATGCCGTGAAGCACTCATGGCGGATTATAGCGACAAGTGGAAACACGATGGTCTGGTTATGGACAAGTGGTTTGTACTGCAAGGTTGCAATCCAGCTGAAGATGCGCTTGAGAAAGTGAAAGCAACCATGTCACACGAAGCATTCAGTTTGAAAAACCCGAACCGTATTCGTAGCTTGATCGGTTCGTTCTTGAGTGCAAACCCGGTGCATTTTCACCATAAGTCAGGTTCAGGTTATCTGTTTGCGGGTGAGATTCTGCGTCAGTTGAATGACACCAACCCGCAAGTGGCATCTCGTCTGATTGATCCGTTACTTAAGTTCCGTAAATACGATGAAAGTCGCCAAGCGTTGATTCGTGCAGAACTTGAAAAGCTTAAAGCGATGGATAATCTTGCCAAAGACTTGTTTGAAAAAGTCACTAAGGCGCTAGACGAATAG